One genomic segment of Flavobacteriaceae bacterium includes these proteins:
- a CDS encoding Nif3-like dinuclear metal center hexameric protein produces MTIREVTNYIEELAPLAYAEDFDNVGLLTGNYQTKVSGILVALDTLEETVDEAIANRCNLIVSFHPIIFSGLKKLNGDTYVERVVLKAIKNDIAIYATHTALDNSKNGVSAKIGEVLGLDNLQILISKKRIIHKLTTFVPVANAEQLKKALFEAGTGNIGNYDHCSFSVEGMSTYRGNENANPVIGEKGSIHSEKEVAISVVYENKNEQRVLKALQNNHPYEEIAYDIVVTENVHQNIGMGMSGTLPNPMNEKDFLVFIKKTMKTACIRHSNYTGKKIRKIAVLGGSGSFAISNAIRCGADAYISADFKYHDFFKAEGKMLLADIGHYESEQFTKNLLHEYLTKKIVNFAVVLSEKSTNPIYYI; encoded by the coding sequence ATGACCATTAGAGAAGTTACAAATTATATAGAAGAACTTGCTCCGCTTGCTTATGCGGAAGATTTTGATAATGTGGGATTATTAACAGGCAATTACCAAACAAAAGTAAGCGGTATTCTCGTGGCCTTGGATACGCTGGAAGAAACCGTTGACGAGGCTATTGCAAATCGTTGTAATTTGATTGTTAGCTTCCATCCTATTATTTTTAGCGGACTAAAGAAATTAAACGGAGATACCTATGTGGAACGTGTTGTTTTAAAAGCTATTAAAAATGATATTGCTATCTATGCTACACATACGGCATTGGACAATAGTAAAAATGGAGTGAGTGCTAAAATAGGTGAAGTTCTGGGGTTAGACAACCTACAAATTTTAATTTCTAAAAAAAGGATTATTCATAAGCTAACCACTTTTGTTCCTGTTGCAAATGCCGAGCAACTCAAAAAGGCATTATTTGAAGCCGGTACGGGAAATATTGGAAACTATGACCATTGTAGTTTTTCTGTAGAAGGAATGAGTACTTATAGAGGGAATGAAAATGCAAATCCCGTTATTGGAGAAAAAGGAAGTATTCATTCTGAAAAAGAAGTAGCAATTTCCGTAGTTTATGAAAACAAAAATGAGCAACGAGTTTTAAAGGCCCTGCAAAATAATCATCCGTATGAAGAAATAGCCTATGATATTGTGGTGACAGAAAATGTACATCAGAATATAGGTATGGGAATGTCAGGGACACTACCCAATCCTATGAATGAAAAAGACTTTCTTGTTTTCATAAAAAAAACGATGAAGACCGCCTGTATCAGGCATTCAAATTATACCGGAAAAAAGATTCGAAAGATAGCAGTTCTGGGAGGTTCGGGAAGTTTTGCTATTTCAAACGCTATTCGTTGTGGAGCAGATGCATATATCAGTGCAGATTTTAAATATCATGATTTTTTTAAAGCAGAAGGAAAAATGCTTCTGGCAGATATCGGGCATTATGAAAGCGAGCAGTTTACAAAAAATCTTTTGCATGAATATCTTACAAAAAAAATTGTTAATTTTGCAGTTGTTTTATCAGAAAAAAGTACAAATCCTATTTACTATATATAA